The proteins below are encoded in one region of Coffea arabica cultivar ET-39 chromosome 4c, Coffea Arabica ET-39 HiFi, whole genome shotgun sequence:
- the LOC113739567 gene encoding uncharacterized protein, with translation MAGAGIHPYHQQWPPAAAPPPPPVAAPPPPPPPHPHPAPIPMDNHNRLPIDEVRTIFISGLPEDVKERELQNLLRWLPGYEASQVNFKGEHPMGFALFATPQQAIAAKDALRDLVFDAESNSILHTEMAKKNLFVKRGIVADSNAYDQSKRLRTGGDYTHTGYSSPSLFHPPPAPVWGPHGYMAPAPPPYDPYAGYPVAPVPMPAPAPVSAPSSYVPVQNTKDNPPCNTLFIGNLGENINEEELRGLFSAQPGFKQMKVLRQERHTVCFIEFEDVNSATNVHHNLQGAVIPSSGSVGMRIQYSKNPFGRRKDSNHPAVASGANGAVPTMTYQ, from the exons ATGGCTGGTGCCGGAATTCACCCCTACCACCAGCAATGGCCTCCGGCCGCAGCTCCTCCTCCGCCTCCAGTCgctgctcctcctcctccaccccCACCGCATCCTCACCCTGCTCCTATCCCCATGGATAATCATAACCGCCTTCCCATCGATGAG GTTCGGACAATTTTCATATCTGGGCTGCCTGAGGACGTCAAGGAGAGAGAGCTGCAGAACCTACTGAGATGGTTGCCGGGATACGAGGCGTCTCAGGTCAACTTCAAAGGCGAACATCCCATGGGATTTGCCCTCTTTGCCACTCCTCAGCAAGCTATTGCTGCGAAGGATGCCCTTCGG GATTTGGTTTTTGATGCCGAATCAAATTCGATATTGCACACTGAGATGGCCAAGAAGAATCTTTTTGTAAAGAGGG GGATAGTTGCCGACTCAAATGCATATGATCAGAGTAAACGATTGCGAACTGGTGGTGATTATACGCACACAGGTTATTCAAGTCCATCTCTTTTTCATCCTCCTCCAGCACCTGTTTGGGGGCCCCATGG GTATATGGCTCCAGCCCCCCCACCATATGATCCATATGCTGGTTATCCTGTTGCTCCAGTACCAATGCCTGCTCCTGCCCCTGTTTCGGCTCCAAGCAGTTATGTACCTGTTCAG AACACTAAGGACAACCCGCCATGCAACACACTGTTCATTGGAAATCTTGGAGAGAACATAAATGAGGAAGAGCTCAGGGGTCTTTTCAGCGC ACAACCTGGTTTTAAGCAGATGAAGGTATTGAGGCAGGAAAGACACACAGTCTGCTTCATTGAGTTTGAA GATGTCAATAGTGCTACCAATGTGCATCATAATTTGCAGGGTGCTGTCATACCTAGCTCTGGTTCGGTTGGCATGCGGATCCA GTATTCCAAGAACCCATTTGGGAGAAGGAAGGATTCCAACCATCCAGCAGTTGCTTCCGGTGCTAATGGAGCCGTGCCAACTATGACCTACCAGTAG
- the LOC113738455 gene encoding uncharacterized protein, with translation MAIFAVIRLLRFLCLSASVYAVSALNSDGTALLSLLRHWTLTPPSIKSTWNASHPTPCSSWVGVQCHPRHQFFVVSLNLSGYGISGQLGPEISLLYHLTVLDLSFNAFSGSIPSQLGNSTRLQHLDLSSNNFSGRLPLALGNLNRLSYLSLYDNSLTATLPRSLFSIPALHTVYLSTNRLTGTIPSNVGNASELVSLWLYGNQLSGTIPPSIANCTSLQELYLGDNQLVGSLPDALDSLEHLVYFDVSSNMLQGNVPFVSGNCKEMDTFVFSFNNFTGSIPPALGNCSSLTQFAAVSCALTGPIPPSFAQLGNLMNLYLSDNRLSGEIPPELGRCASLVDLRIEENQLVGQIPVELEKLSQLQSLFLYTNHLTGEIPLGIWKIQSLQNLLVYQNNLSGDIPIEITELKQLRNLSLFGNQFTGVIPQGLGINSTLVQIDLTSNRFTGPIPPNLCFGNQLRKLNLGQNDFRGSIPPGVGSCSNLTRLILKQNHLTGIIPDFVENPSLVYINLCSNNLSGEIPISLANLTKVTSIDLSMNKLSGPIHPELGRLVELQALDLSHNSLEGELPFQLSNCEKLSELEVSNNLLYGSIPASFRSLTELSTLGLSENRFAGDIPVFLFEFERLSTLHLGGNSFGGSIPASVGSPQAGENMRSLNLSSNRLMGQVPPELGRLDMLEDLDVSSNNLSGSLGVLDNMHSLVFINVSHNHFAGPVPATLLKHLNSSPSSFEGNLGLCVNCLSGGSSSCTEKSFLRPCTIQSENKRGRSKVGTVMIALGSSLLCISLLGGLAYMFLRRKGPKLQNAIAAEGGASSLLNEIMEATENLSGKYVIGRGAHGTVYKASLGSGRVYAVKKVASAGSRGGSKSMIREIQTIGAVRHRNLVKLEEFWFRKDYGLILYNYMKNGSLHDVLHERNPPLQLEWSIRYKIALGTAQGLSYLHFDCDPAIVHRDIKPMNILLDSEWEPHISDFGLAKLLDEQQAASMSCSAVIGTVGYIAPENAFTTTKSKESDVYSYGVVLLELITRKKPLLDPSRSFNDGEGEEDLVSWVRSVWNEAEEIKDAVDPGLLDEFIDSSVMEQATNVLLVALRCTAKEPSKRPSMRDVVKQLTDAYPISTSSSRTKSNLLCSYRN, from the exons atggcaATATTTGCTGTGATTCGTTTGCTGCGTTTCTTGTGCTTGTCCGCATCTGTATATGCCGTATCTGCTCTCAATTCAGATGGAACCGCTCTCTTGTCACTTCTTAGGCATTGGACGCTTACCCCTCCTTCCATCAAATCTACCTGGAATGCTTCCCATCCCACCCCTTGCTCTTCTTGGGTTGGAGTCCAATGCCACCCCCGTCATCAATTCTTCGTGGTTTCTTTGAATCTTTCCGGCTATGGCATTTCTGGCCAATTGGGACCTGAAATTTCTCTTTTATATCACTTGACCGTACTTGACTTGAGCTTCAACGCCTTTTCTGGTTCAATTCCTTCCCAACTAGGAAACTCCACTCGTCTCCAGCACTTGGATCTCTCTTCCAACAACTTCAGTGGACGACTACCTCTCGCCCTCGGCAACTTGAACCGTCTTTCCTACTTAAGCCTCTACGACAATTCTCTGACTGCTACCCTACCCCGCTCCTTGTTTTCCATCCCAGCCCTTCACACCGTTTACCTCAGCACCAATCGACTGACGGGCACCATCCCATCCAATGTTGGAAACGCCAGCGAGCTTGTGTCTCTGTGGCTCTACGGAAATCAGTTGTCAGGGACCATTCCGCCCTCCATAGCAAACTGCACTTCCTTGCAAGAACTCTATTTGGGTGACAACCAGTTGGTTGGATCATTACCGGACGCTCTCGACAGTCTTGAGCACCTGGTTTATTTCGATGTAAGCAGCAACATGCTCCAGGGCAACGTTCCTTTCGTTTCCGGGAACTGCAAAGAGATGGACACATTTGTTTTCTCTTTCAACAACTTCACGGGAAGCATTCCaccagctttgggaaattgcaGCAGCCTAACACAATTTGCTGCTGTCAGTTGTGCCTTAACCGGCCCAATTCCTCCCTCTTTTGCCCAACTAGGAAACCTGATGAATCTTTATCTCTCGGACAACAGGCTGTCAGGAGAAATTCCACCGGAGCTGGGACGGTGCGCGTCCTTGGTTGATCTGCGGATAGAGGAAAACCAACTAGTAGGCCAAATTCCAGTTGAGCTAGAAAAGCTCAGCCAGCTGCAGAGCCTGTTTCTCTATACCAACCATTTGACTGGCGAAATCCCTCTTGGTATATGGAAGATTCAAAGCCTTCAGAATCTTCTAGTTTATCAAAACAATCTGTCTGGGGACATACCCATCGAAATCACCGAACTAAAGCAGTTAAGGAACCTGTCTCTGTTCGGAAACCAGTTTACTGGAGTTATACCTCAAGGACTGGGAATTAACAGCACCTTAGTGCAAATAGATTTAACTAGTAACCGATTCACGGGGCCCATTCCTCCGAATCTTTGCTTTGGAAATCAGTTGAggaagctgaacttgggccaaAATGATTTTCGAGGCAGCATTCCGCCTGGCGTCGGAAGCTGTTCTAATTTAACGAGACTGATTCTCAAACAGAATCATCTCACTGGCATCATTCCTGACTTTGTAGAGAATCCCAGTCTTGTGTACATAAACCTCTGCAGCAATAACTTGAGTGGGGAAATACCTATAAGCTTGGCGAATCTAACAAAAGTTACCTCTATTGACCTATCCATGAATAAACTCTCTGGGCCTATACATCCCGAGCTAGGAAGACTTGTGGAGCTTCAGGCCTTAGATCTATCTCACAACAGTTTGGAAGGTGAATTGCCATTTCAACTTTCCAACTGCGAAAAGCTCTCGGAACTTGAAGTCAGTAATAACTTGTTATATGGCTCGATTCCAGCCAGTTTTAGGAGCCTGACAGAGTTATCAACCTTGGGTCTGAGTGAGAATAGATTTGCGGGTGATATCCCAGTTTTTCTGTTTGAATTCGAAAGGCTCTCAACACTGCATCTTGGAGGAAATTCATTTGGCGGAAGCATTCCGGCATCAGTTGGATCACCGCAGGCTGGTGAAAATATGAGGTCGTTGAATTTGAGCAGTAACAGATTAATGGGTCAAGTTCCTCCTGAGCTCGGGAGATTAGACATGCTGGAAGATCTGGATGTATCTTCCAACAATCTATCGGGAAGCTTAGGGGTCCTTGATAACATGCACTCATTGGTGTTCATAAACGTCTCCCACAATCATTTTGCTGGTCCAGTACCTGCAACATTACTCAAGCACCTGAACTCGTCTCCTTCTTCATTTGAAGGAAACTTGGGTCTTTGCGTCAATTGTCTTTCAGGTGGCAGCTCGAGTTGTACGGAGAAGAGTTTCTTGAGACCTTGCACTATTCAATCGGAGAATAAAAGAGGCCGCAGCAAAGTAGGAACGGTAATGATAGCGCTGGGGTCATCATTACTTTGCATCTCACTACTCGGTGGGCTTGCTTACATGTTCCTGCGGAGGAAAGGACCTAAACTGCAAAATGCAATTGCTGCTGAAGGAGGTGCTTCTTCGCTGCTCAATGAAATAATGGAAGCCACGGAGAACCTGAGTGGTAAGTACGTGATTGGGAGGGGCGCGCATGGAACGGTGTACAAGGCTTCATTGGGCTCAGGTAGAGTGTATGCCGTAAAGAAGGTTGCGTCGGCGGGAAGTAGGGGTGGAAGCAAAAGTATGATCAGAGAAATTCAGACGATTGGAGCTGTAAGGCACCGGAATCTTGTCAAGTTGGAAGAATTCTGGTTTAGAAAGGACTATGGCTTGATTTTGTACAACTACATGAAGAATGGAAGCCTGCACGACGTTCTTCACGAGCGGAATCCACCTCTTCAATTGGAGTGGAGCATTCGTTATAAGATAGCGCTCGGCACCGCTCAAGGACTATCATATCTTCATTTTGACTGCGATCCCGCGATAGTGCACAGAGACATTAAGCCTATGAACATACTGTTGGATTCTGAATGGGAGCCTCATATATCCGATTTCGGGCTTGCCAAGCTTCTCGATGAACAACAAGCTGCTTCCATGTCATGCAGCGCAGTTATTGGAACTGTCGGGTATATAGCACCAG AGAATGCATTCACAACAACAAAGAGCAAGGAGTCGGACGTGTATAGTTATGGGGTCGTTCTGCTGGAGTTGATAACTAGGAAGAAGCCACTGCTAGATCCTTCTCGTTCATTCAACGACGGGGAAGGGGAAGAAGACCTTGTGAGCTGGGTTCGGTCAGTTTGGAATGAAGCGGAAGAAATCAAGGATGCAGTTGATCCAGGGCTTTTGGATGAATTTATAGATTCGAGTGTCATGGAGCAGGCTACCAATGTTCTTTTAGTGGCATTGAGATGCACGGCGAAGGAGCCGAGCAAAAGGCCTTCAATGAGAGATGTAGTGAAGCAGCTCACAGATGCATACCCCATTTCTACTTCTTCTTCTAGAACCAAATCAAATCTATTATGTAGTTATAGAAACTAA
- the LOC113740152 gene encoding pentatricopeptide repeat-containing protein At2g15690, mitochondrial-like isoform X2 codes for MDHNRRGYPNNHHRSTHPMSNPAPASSYPGQGYSEPHSIPHQGGGGGGVRGAGFSHFSNDNVNPRHNYPPSPPPPPPQHFSHGNVRNTAPTTAAPNSSLGFGGGGFQQNQRVYPQNPPVPCDSQNFPNQNQGGRAGLVQPQNNHGYNQGYQDQNPWKSSQHESQSVRFTPQGIQNRANLQSHGQGLQVVTDEFAPLSIVDLRNLCEAGNVTEALKLMEEGIAADAHCFNLLFDLCMKSKNYGDAKKVHDYFLRSTCRSDLLLNNKVLDMYINCGSMVDARRVFDHMPDRNMASWNLMINGYAINGLGDDGLAMFEQMRKLGLHPDEQTFLAVMDACASADAIDEGFLHFESMKTEYGIEPGIEHYLGLLGVLAKCGHLAEAEEFIAKLPFEPTAAVWEALMNYARIHGDIDLEDRAEELMVSLEPSKAIKNKIPTPPPKKQSAVNMLEGRNRIVEFRSPTLYKDDEKLREAMKQQAYVPDTRYVLHDIDQEAKEQALLYHSERLAIAYGLISTPARTPLRIIKNLRVCGDCHNAIKIMSRIVGRELIVRDNKRFHHFKDGKCSCGDYW; via the coding sequence ATGGACCACAATCGTCGAGGGTATCCTAATAATCATCATCGAAGTACTCACCCCATGTCCAACCCTGCTCCTGCTTCTTCTTATCCTGGGCAGGGTTATTCAGAACCACATTCCATTCCCCACCAGGGTGGCGGTGGCGGCGGCGTTCGTGGAGCTGGTTTTAGCCACTTCTCCAATGATAACGTCAATCCTAGACACAATTATCCGCCGTCCCcgccccctcctcctcctcagcaTTTTTCACACGGAAATGTCCGCAATACTGCGCCAACAACTGCTGCTCCAAATAGCAGTCTAGGTTTTGGAGGAGGAGGGTTTCAGCAAAACCAGAGGGTTTACCCGCAGAACCCCCCTGTTCCCTGTGActctcaaaattttcctaatcaaaATCAAGGAGGACGTGCTGGTTTGGTTCAGCCGCAGAATAATCACGGTTATAACCAGGGTTACCAGGACCAAAATCCATGGAAATCCTCTCAGCACGAAAGTCAGTCTGTTAGGTTTACTCCGCAGGGAATTCAGAACCGTGCTAACCTTCAATCTCACGGTCAAGGGCTGCAGGTTGTTACTGACGAGTTTGCTCCTTTGAGTATTGTTGATTTGAGAAATCTCTGCGAGGCGGGTAATGTTACTGAAGCTCTCAAATTGATGGAGGAGGGAATCGCTGCTGATGCTCATTGTTTTAATCTCCTTTTTGACTTGTGTATGAAGTCAAAGAACTATGGGGACGCCAAGAAAGTTCATGATTACTTCTTGAGATCGACTTGCAGGAGTGATCTTCTGTTGAATAATAAGGTGCTCGATATGTATATTAACTGCGGGAGTATGGTTGACGCCCGAAGAGTTTTTGATCACATGCCTGATAGGAATATGGCTTCCTGGAATTTAATGATCAATGGATATGCCATCAACGGTTTGGGAGATGATGGCTTGGCGATGTTTGAACAGATGAGGAAATTGGGGTTACATCCCGACGAGCAGACTTTTCTTGCTGTTATGGATGCTTGTGCTAGTGCTGATGCAATCGATGAAGGTTTCTTGCATTTCGAGTCAATGAAGACAGAGTACGGCATTGAACCCGGAATCGAGCATTATTTGGGGCTTCTTGGAGTTCTTGCTAAATGTGGACATCTTGCGGAGGCTGAGGAGTTCATTGCAAAACTTCCATTTGAACCAACAGCAGCTGTTTGGGAGGCATTGATGAACTATGCGCGCATACATGGAGATATTGATCTTGAAGACCGTGCAGAAGAACTAATGGTCTCTCTTGAGCCTTCAAAGGCCATTAAGAATAAGATTCCAACGCCTCCGCCTAAGAAGCAGTCTGCAGTTAACATGCTTGAGGGCAGAAACAGGATTGTGGAGTTCCGTAGCCCAACTCTCTACAAGGACGATGAGAAGTTGAGAGAAGCTATGAAACAACAAGCTTATGTGCCCGATACTAGATATGTGCTTCACGACATTGATCAAGAGGCAAAAGAACAGGCCTTGCTTTATCATAGTGAACGTCTGGCAATTGCATATGGTCTGATAAGTACACCTGCCAGGACACCTTTGCGGATCATCAAGAACCTTCGTGTTTGTGGTGATTGTCACAATGCCATCAAGATCATGTCAAGGATTGTCGGGAGGGAATTGATTGTTAGAGATAACAAACGTTTCCACCATTTCAAGGATGGCAAGTGTTCCTGTGGTGATTACTGGTGA
- the LOC113740152 gene encoding pentatricopeptide repeat-containing protein At2g15690, mitochondrial-like isoform X1 — protein MAASLNLKSSLRRGRFRHLFFICNCSVAAASVRPSIRSSCISKQLSAETLNLKPATYVSRNNFTTSTSQFFAPAAPANYQTSGGQNQMDHNRRGYPNNHHRSTHPMSNPAPASSYPGQGYSEPHSIPHQGGGGGGVRGAGFSHFSNDNVNPRHNYPPSPPPPPPQHFSHGNVRNTAPTTAAPNSSLGFGGGGFQQNQRVYPQNPPVPCDSQNFPNQNQGGRAGLVQPQNNHGYNQGYQDQNPWKSSQHESQSVRFTPQGIQNRANLQSHGQGLQVVTDEFAPLSIVDLRNLCEAGNVTEALKLMEEGIAADAHCFNLLFDLCMKSKNYGDAKKVHDYFLRSTCRSDLLLNNKVLDMYINCGSMVDARRVFDHMPDRNMASWNLMINGYAINGLGDDGLAMFEQMRKLGLHPDEQTFLAVMDACASADAIDEGFLHFESMKTEYGIEPGIEHYLGLLGVLAKCGHLAEAEEFIAKLPFEPTAAVWEALMNYARIHGDIDLEDRAEELMVSLEPSKAIKNKIPTPPPKKQSAVNMLEGRNRIVEFRSPTLYKDDEKLREAMKQQAYVPDTRYVLHDIDQEAKEQALLYHSERLAIAYGLISTPARTPLRIIKNLRVCGDCHNAIKIMSRIVGRELIVRDNKRFHHFKDGKCSCGDYW, from the coding sequence ATGGCGGCGTCTCTGAATCTAAAATCCAGTCTGCGAAGAGGTCGTTTTCGTCATCTTTTCTTCATCTGTAATTGCTCCGTCGCGGCAGCATCGGTACGTCCTAGTATCCGTTCCTCCTGCATTTCCAAGCAGCTTTCCGCCGAAACTCTTAACCTAAAACCTGCCACTTATGTTTCTCGCAACAATTTCACTACTTCTACTTCTCAATTTTTTGCCCCTGCAGCTCCTGCAAATTATCAAACATCTGGTGGTCAGAATCAGATGGACCACAATCGTCGAGGGTATCCTAATAATCATCATCGAAGTACTCACCCCATGTCCAACCCTGCTCCTGCTTCTTCTTATCCTGGGCAGGGTTATTCAGAACCACATTCCATTCCCCACCAGGGTGGCGGTGGCGGCGGCGTTCGTGGAGCTGGTTTTAGCCACTTCTCCAATGATAACGTCAATCCTAGACACAATTATCCGCCGTCCCcgccccctcctcctcctcagcaTTTTTCACACGGAAATGTCCGCAATACTGCGCCAACAACTGCTGCTCCAAATAGCAGTCTAGGTTTTGGAGGAGGAGGGTTTCAGCAAAACCAGAGGGTTTACCCGCAGAACCCCCCTGTTCCCTGTGActctcaaaattttcctaatcaaaATCAAGGAGGACGTGCTGGTTTGGTTCAGCCGCAGAATAATCACGGTTATAACCAGGGTTACCAGGACCAAAATCCATGGAAATCCTCTCAGCACGAAAGTCAGTCTGTTAGGTTTACTCCGCAGGGAATTCAGAACCGTGCTAACCTTCAATCTCACGGTCAAGGGCTGCAGGTTGTTACTGACGAGTTTGCTCCTTTGAGTATTGTTGATTTGAGAAATCTCTGCGAGGCGGGTAATGTTACTGAAGCTCTCAAATTGATGGAGGAGGGAATCGCTGCTGATGCTCATTGTTTTAATCTCCTTTTTGACTTGTGTATGAAGTCAAAGAACTATGGGGACGCCAAGAAAGTTCATGATTACTTCTTGAGATCGACTTGCAGGAGTGATCTTCTGTTGAATAATAAGGTGCTCGATATGTATATTAACTGCGGGAGTATGGTTGACGCCCGAAGAGTTTTTGATCACATGCCTGATAGGAATATGGCTTCCTGGAATTTAATGATCAATGGATATGCCATCAACGGTTTGGGAGATGATGGCTTGGCGATGTTTGAACAGATGAGGAAATTGGGGTTACATCCCGACGAGCAGACTTTTCTTGCTGTTATGGATGCTTGTGCTAGTGCTGATGCAATCGATGAAGGTTTCTTGCATTTCGAGTCAATGAAGACAGAGTACGGCATTGAACCCGGAATCGAGCATTATTTGGGGCTTCTTGGAGTTCTTGCTAAATGTGGACATCTTGCGGAGGCTGAGGAGTTCATTGCAAAACTTCCATTTGAACCAACAGCAGCTGTTTGGGAGGCATTGATGAACTATGCGCGCATACATGGAGATATTGATCTTGAAGACCGTGCAGAAGAACTAATGGTCTCTCTTGAGCCTTCAAAGGCCATTAAGAATAAGATTCCAACGCCTCCGCCTAAGAAGCAGTCTGCAGTTAACATGCTTGAGGGCAGAAACAGGATTGTGGAGTTCCGTAGCCCAACTCTCTACAAGGACGATGAGAAGTTGAGAGAAGCTATGAAACAACAAGCTTATGTGCCCGATACTAGATATGTGCTTCACGACATTGATCAAGAGGCAAAAGAACAGGCCTTGCTTTATCATAGTGAACGTCTGGCAATTGCATATGGTCTGATAAGTACACCTGCCAGGACACCTTTGCGGATCATCAAGAACCTTCGTGTTTGTGGTGATTGTCACAATGCCATCAAGATCATGTCAAGGATTGTCGGGAGGGAATTGATTGTTAGAGATAACAAACGTTTCCACCATTTCAAGGATGGCAAGTGTTCCTGTGGTGATTACTGGTGA
- the LOC113738454 gene encoding glutamate receptor 2.7-like gives MQNPVKSSTKLLYLHLIIINFWVVLLNGQNATKVDVGVILDLDTLVGKISKTSMLMALEDHRSNNVQDNTTIRIVAHLRDSKSDSVEAASAAIDLLKNVQVEAILGPQTSAQADFIIDLGNKAKVPVISSAASPSLSPKESPFFVRAAHCSSSQAKAIAEIIKTFGWRRAVLVYEDSRYGSGIAPFLTDAMLESNTIVSYRSVISPAASDDQILEELYKLITMQTRVFVVHLLPSLASRLFLKANEVGMMSQGYAWIITEALTSLLDTVKPAVVDSMQGVLGLKPHVPRSSKLDIFTKRWRKRFREENPEIDRFELNIYGLWAYDTVIALAKATEKAVNMAQPQSKKKAVINGKNLSDLDMIGTSGMGAELIESVRNIRFNGLSGDFHIIEGQLQPSAFEIVNVIGKGERKIGFWTETYGISDKLKPNEVQLVHESSKDNIGIIIWPGESNIVPKGWEMPTGHEKKLRVGVPVKNGLPEFVKVEKDPLTNAVIATGFCVDVFKEVMMSLPYAASYDFIPFETPDGDSAGDYNDLVYQIYLENYDAVVGDVTILANRSRFVDFTLPYTESGVSTIVRIKDDERKNAWIFMKPLTMDLWLTTGAFFIFTGFVVWVLEHRINEEFRGPPGKQVGMIFWFSFSTLVFAHKEKVMSNLSRFVVIIWVFVVLVLTSSYTASLTSMLTVQQLQPTITDLFDLIKNGEYIGYQTGSFVTELLKSKKFDASQFRNYNTFEEYDEALRKGSRNGGVDGIVDELPYIRLFLAKYCRKYTMVGPTFKTAGFGFAFPKGSPLVPDVSRAVLNVTEGDKMKRILKEWFGEETDCSEQYGAVATSDSLTLDSFKGLFLIAGLSSSLALAIFLLIFFYENRGVLVSNGSVVQKLSAMAKIFDEERKDLSRAAKKQGTGAEAAVVNVVSLGSNHEFAPSPAISFFHHHHQHHEEEGVCSHDEGFSIATEPASPIHDAIVIVTETAEER, from the exons ATGCAGAATCCTGTAAAAAGTAGTACTAAGCTCCTTTACCTACATTTGATCATCATTAACTTCTGGGTCGTCCTCCTGAATGGTCAAAATGCGACGAAGGTTGATGTTGGGGTAATCCTTGATTTGGACACCCTGGTGGGAAAGATTTCCAAAACCTCCATGCTTATGGCACTTGAAGATCACCGGTCCAACAACGTTCAGGATAACACTACCATTAGGATTGTCGCTCACCTCAGAGATTCAAAATCTGATTCTGTTGAAGCAGCTTCTGCAG CCATAGACCTCCTAAAAAATGTCCAAGTCGAGGCAATTTTAGGCCCTCAAACTTCGGCACAAGCAGATTTTATTATCGATCTTGGGAAcaaagccaaagttccagtaaTTTCGTCAGCCGCAAGTCCATCTCTTTCTCCCAAAGAGTCTCCGTTTTTTGTCCGAGCAGCACATTGTTCGTCCTCTCAGGCTAAAGCCATAGCAGAGATTATTAAAACTTTTGGTTGGAGGAGAGCTGTCCTTGTCTATGAGGACAGTCGTTATGGTAGTGGAATAGCTCCGTTCTTGACTGATGCAATGCTAGAAAGCAATACCATAGTTTCCTATCGAAGTGTCATATCTCCTGCTGCTTCGGATGATCAGATTCTTGAAGAGCTATACAAGTTAATTACCATGCAGACCAGGGTCTTTGTGGTTCATCTGCTGCCATCTCTTGCTTCTCGGTTATTTTTGAAAGCAAATGAAGTGGGGATGATGAGCCAGGGCTATGCCTGGATCATTACAGAGGCTCTTACGAGTCTATTGGATACTGTTAAACCTGCGGTCGTGGACTCAATGCAAGGGGTACTGGGATTGAAGCCTCATGTCCCTAGATCAAGTAAATTGGATATCTTTACaaagagatggagaaagagaTTCAGGGAAGAGAATCCAGAGATTGATAGGTTCGAGTTAAATATTTATGGGCTATGGGCGTATGACACCGTGATCGCACTAGCAAAGGCAACAGAGAAAGCCGTTAATATGGCTCAACCACAATCCAAGAAAAAGGCGGTGATAAATGGAAAGAACCTCTCGGACTTGGATATGATTGGAACTTCAGGAATGGGAGCTGAGCTCATCGAATCTGTCCGAAATATCAGATTCAATGGATTGAGTGGCGATTTTCACATTATTGAGGGGCAACTACAGCCATCTGCTTTCGAGATTGTGAATGTAATTGGAAAAGGGGAGAGGAAGATTGGGTTCTGGACAGAAACTTATGGCATTTCAGATAAGCTGAAACCAAATGAAGTTCAATTGGTACACGAGTCTAGTAAGGACAATATCGGTATCATTATATGGCCGGGTGAGTCCAACATTGTTCCTAAGGGCTGGGAAATGCCAACAGGTCATGAAAAGAAGTTAAGGGTTGGAGTTCCGGTCAAGAATGGATTGCCAGAATTTGTGAAGGTGGAAAAGGATCCCTTAACAAATGCTGTCATTGCAACTGGTTTCTGTGTGGATGTATTCAAAGAGGTCATGATGTCCCTCCCATATGCAGCCTCCTATGATTTTATTCCTTTTGAAACCCCTGACGGTGACAGTGCGGGAGATTACAATGATCTCGTATATCAAATATATCTCGAG AATTATGATGCGGTGGTTGGTGACGTGACCATATTAGCAAATAGATCAAGGTTCGTCGATTTCACGTTGCCTTACACAGAGTCTGGTGTTTCCACCATTGTTCGAATTAAGGATGACGAGAGGAAGAACGCCTGGATCTTCATGAAACCGCTAACAATGGACCTCTGGCTGACTACTGgagcatttttcattttcactggCTTTGTCGTTTGGGTACTTGAGCATCGTATAAATGAAGAATTCCGAGGTCCACCAGGGAAGCAAGTTGGAATGATATTCTGGTTCTCCTTCTCAACGCTTGTTTTTGCTCATA aagagAAGGTCATGAGCAATTTATCAAGATTTGTAGTAATCATATGGGTATTTGTGGTGTTAGTACTTACATCAAGTTATACGGCCAGCCTGACATCAATGTTGACAGTGCAACAACTTCAACCGACTATTACTGATCTTTTTGATCTGATAAAAAATGGTGAATATATCGGCTACCAAACTGGTTCCTTTGTAACTGAGCTGCTCAAGAGTAAGAAATTCGATGCCTCCCAGTTTAGAAACTACAACACCTTTGAAGAGTACGATGAAGCACTTCGTAAAGGTAGCAGAAATGGAGGAGTGGATGGAATTGTTGATGAACTTCCTTATATCAGGCTCTTTCTGGCAAAGTACTGCAGAAAGTACACTATGGTTGGTCCGACATTCAAGACTGCTGGCTTTGGATTT GCATTTCCGAAGGGTTCTCCCCTCGTACCTGATGTATCAAGGGCAGTGTTAAACGTGACCGAGGGAGATAAAATGAAGAGAATTCTAAAGGAGTGGTTTGGGGAAGAAACAGATTGTTCGGAGCAATATGGAGCAGTGGCTACTTCCGACAGCCTGACATTGGATAGTTTTAAAGGGCTTTTCCTGATAGCTGGATTGTCTTCTTCACTAGCTCTTGCTATATTCTTGCTTATCTTCTTCTATGAGAATAGGGGAGTTCTCGTCTCTAATGGTTCAGTTGTCCAGAAACTTTCTGCAATGGCAAAAATATTTGATGAAGAAAGGAAGGACTTGAGCAGGGCGGCCAAGAAGCAAGGCACAGGAGCCGAAGCAGCAGTTGTTAACGTAGTTTCTCTGGGGAGTAATCATGAATTTGCCCCAAGCCCAGCAATTAGCTttttccaccaccaccaccagcaCCATGAAGAAGAAGGCGTTTGCTCTCATGATGAAGGCTTCTCCATTGCAACAGAGCCTGCAAGTCCAATTCATGATGCCATAGTAATAGTCACGGAGACAGCAGAAGAAAGATAG